The genomic segment tcataaattaaatgtgTTAACTAAGATCGatccaaaataatatcattttattttttataaaattaaaatactaaattatatCGAATCAACTcactcaatttaatttaaaatccattCTAAACTAGAtttcaagttaataataataatcgaaTTGATCCTTAATATATAGCACTTGCAACATGCCTGGTAGCAGAGATTGTTTTTGACAATTgatgtgaaaaattaaaatattttttaattgttaagatAGCATGAACATATAAAATAAGGTAGATAGAAACTAGGGGAGTGCTACCAGCACCTTCCCTTATCTATTATAGCAATTTGTTCATAAGCTATTTTCATTAAGAACTCCCAAACAAGGTTAAAATTTAAACACTCTTACCTAGCATTAAGGTGAGATGTCTATTCTTCCTACCATCAATGAACCGAGTACATTAATTAAAAGTTGGCAGAGCTATAGCACTCTGTAATCAGCTGGGCTTAGCAAATTAAAAGTTGGCAGAGCTATAGTTCAATCTATAGTAAAATGAATTTTGGATCACAATAAAATCACAGTCGTGCCctttgtttcaaaaaaattaagtctttTGGGTGAGAgtattgatatcttttttatttttttttatagtaaaaatattttgctcctaaaatcaataaaatacaaacCTGTTGATTAagagttttcttgattttttataaacttcTTAACAGTAAAAATACGTTTCTATCCTTAgagtaaataaaaatgattgtgCTACTGAATAAGAGTGTTTTgaggtttttgaattttaatatacaATGCAATTACATCTTTAACCTTGGAAGAAACAAAACATAAGCTTAGTATTTAGAGGTATTTTATACTTTCATATgagtattttgtgtaattatcGGAGTTGTGGAGGGTATTTTCACATTTTCatattcttttgagttttttaatgcTTAGAGAGCGTTTGTTTACGCGGCTGTTGctgcgttttaattaaaacgtAGTTTGCAGccgtttggtaaaaaaaaaaattaatttactgtACATGGATCCCACATATTTTTTTGCGTTCGAAACGCTGTTAATAAAAAGCGACGAAATCCTGCTTTTCAGGCACTGTGCATGTTAATTGCATTAACATGAACATCACAAGaaaattgcactgttcacttaaaaaataatgaacaatgcaattcacttgcactgttcacgaGTGAATTACACTATTCACACAaggtttttttgtgttaattttattaacctttttaaaaaaactaatttagagtgaattaaatttactatttGCACTGTGATGTGAACAATATTTGTTTCccgaaaaactagtatagaatgaattaaattcactcgcactgttaATTGCATTTACATGAACATCACAAGaaaattgcactgttcacttaaaaaataatgaacaatgcaattcacttgcactgttcacgaGTGAATTACACTATTCacacaaggttttttttgtgttaattttattaaccttttttaaaaaactaatttagagtgaattaaatttactatttGCACTGTGATGTGAACAATATTTGTTTCccgaaaaactagtatagagtgaattaaattcactcgcactgtaatatcaattttatatctgataatattttatctaattttattatatgctcaaaaaattatgaaaactgtagtttttatcggatgaattttatacgtaatggaattataaatagtttaatgaagtaataaaaaatattttatataaagtattatttatttcatgatataataggaataattaattttacaatatttaaatttaaaaccattaacattaatatatatttttaaaaattattttataatctcaatttcaaaagcattcttaaccaaacacattaaactactttttcttcaacctcaatttcaaccacagttttaaccaaacgcctattttttcaaaccaatttcaactaaaaatactttttataaaataatttttttcaaaccacaaccacaacagctaccgcaataccaaacacactcttaaagTTGTTGGAGTGTGCTTAGCATGCCCAAGCACGTGATTGGTATCTACACCATTCAGGCGGTACGTGTTACACTATCTAGTAGACATAACTGACATTTCGTCATCTCCCTAGATGAGCCACAGTGTTCTTTTTCATTTGAAGTGACATATGATAGCTGATGGTGGTTGGTCATTGCTGGtcgttgtttgatttttttccttccgTTTTCTTTCTTGACAAGTATCATTGTCCATTTTGTttcttactttttaattttagctttcattctattaatttcagtcattattttttttttatggcgcGAGTTTCTTCAGTTAGTTTCGtttgaatttatcttttaagtcATGTGTTTTTTAGGATATagatttatctttaatttatttaaataaataaatttagtaaataaaattagatacaCATCTCATTTTATGTTATgaaatatcttaatcttatttgcacatactttttaatttatattttaatttttttatataaaaaaacatacgaAAGCAACCTTCGTACccgatattgttttgaatttttttttataatccacGACAATACGTGAGTTAAATGGATATTTTTGTTTAAGTACACCAATTTAACATGCTTTTATCAGGGGTAGTTGCAGTAGTTGACATTTCCTTATTTGGATTTTACatgattcataattattaaaattattaaatttgattagtttCAAGATTTGAGTAATTGGATGAGTTAAGTTTAGTTTActagagttaatttttttaaaaaattaaaagttaaaaaaatattattttaatatcttaaaaaaaattaaaccaagttttaatagaatttaatttaaaactaagcCTGAGCTAAGTTCTAAAGGACAAATCACTAAGTTTACACGCTGGACTAATTTAATAACAGGTGCGTTTTGGTGGGCATGTATGGGTCACAAACTATCCATATGTTGAACGCTCATAGTGCCATTACCTCGTGCAATCCTCATTTTATGTGCAAAAAGCTGATTTAGCTGGCAAAGTCATTTAAAATTGTTTCAAGTTTTTGGAATTAAAAATGTCTggtgtataaaaaaaaacaaaaaaaaattgaataaagaaCCTAAAGTTTAAcgatttttcaataaaatcttcGAACTAAGAAATTGCCTACAAGCAGTATTGTTATGAAACTCGGCCACACTTTCATACAAGAAGTTTGGGCGTGTGTGAGGTTCTCATGGAGCCCAGGAGAGACCTGTTTTTGTGTGACCGACGCATTAAAACCCTGTCTTGTATGAAATCTACATGTCTGTTTCTGTAGGGTAACAACTAACAAGATCCAAGCTTGCACATAACATCTCCACCTCTACGGACTTCAACTAATTCTACACACATTTATGTGGCTCAAAAGACAAATCTAAACAACACTTATGATGTTAagaaattaatggaaaaaatctACACATTAGATCTAACTAGTAAAGGGTCCAAACTGCTTCGGTAAGGAGAATCTCTGCACTGAATCATGAGAAAGAACCACGCAAAGACATGGTAAAAGAACAGTGAAGAATAAATGAAAGAAGCCAGAGAACAAGTTAAGGAAGAGGGGCAGAGAACAGGTTAGGGACAAgcattttcatgaaataaatataacGTGGGGTCAAAAAGACATGAATAATCAATATATGAATAATGTGATAGGGAGATGTGGCTTTCGTGGATGTGACTCTGGACTGTTGCATTTGTCTACTGATACGGTGATGATACCTTTGTTCTTAGGGTTTATAAATGGTGTTTGGCGCCAAGTTGCTCATGTTTCTGAAACATGTGAGGCATCTCCTTAATCAAGAAAGAAGAAGCAATATCAATCTGACAAAATCATTGCTGCTCTCCCCTCCTGTAGGAAATGGCCCAAGATGGTTTCTTCTCTTGATTCAACTTTTTCAAGGCACAGATTAAACTGACCCAACTCAAACACACTTGTCCACCTTCCATCTTGCTTTGCCCTGGTTTAAGCTTACCTTTAATTATGGGCCTGTCAAAGCTACAGTTCTTTTCATCCACGGTTCAAACCTGTGAGTCTTTTGAATGATGAATAGCATACGTACGTGTCATTCATTGCTCTCCAGTCTCCTCACCTCCTGTCATTGCCTCATTTTCATTACCCTCACATCTGCTTTGGAGTTGCTGCAATTTTGAATGAGATCTCATTTATTGTGCTCGTAATTTAGTTTGTCACTGTGATATTAACGTTCTGAGTAGGGCTAGTTTAGTAAtgtggttgtggttttttttaaaaaaaattaatttttttttgtttaaatttaatatggtttatatattttgaatttgatgttttgatatgctgatgtcaaaaataatttttaaaaaataaaaaatattattgacatgtattttaatacgaaaagttatttaaaaagcacccgtaatcacactgccaaacacgctcatGCAATGTTGAGTCACTAGGTACCCTAGCAAAACAGTACCTgctcttatatatttttatatttatagaaaggTGGCTCTGCTGCGAGCCTTATagttgattcatttttttttattattaaaaaataaataaattaaggtgATACAAGtatcgaattttttttctatttaaatatattaaaagactaAATCACAACTAATTGTAAttgaaaattacagaaaaatcaaagaaaaaaaaacaccatagaCCCGAgcgaaagaaaaacaaatttacaatggtatttaagtaattatattatttaaaaaataaaaaaataaaaaatgttccTTGCCCCTAGGctgtattttttgttattaaaggGTAGATTACTAATTTAACTATCCTATAAAGTGATCAATTTACCCCAAGTAAATTGATAATGttaattaaatcctaaaaagatcattccagaaaaaaaaaaaaaactcaaccatTTCTTTACAGACATGGAGGGCAAAATCAACAGTGCGCTGGCTCCATTTCCTTACAAACATGGAGGGCAAAATCATCAGTGCGCTGGCTGATGgggttttgtgtgttttttttaataaattttctgcATTCAGGTACCAGCAGCTGTTATTCTTCCAAACAATTCGTGACTACAGTGTGAGTTCCTATGCCATTGTGAGTTTGTGGGCTATATTTAAAGAGATCATGGTGAATTAGGACCAATTATTTACATTAAATCCAAGTTTTGACCATATTTTGCAAGGACTTGTACCAAGAGCAGGATTAGAACCTAGACCAGGCAAAGGCAAGGGCATCTAGCTACAAGCAGCTGCGTACACCATTTTACTTGAACAATGTGAAAGGGACGGGACACCACTTTACAAACCTAGGTGATTTGGTAAGTGTGGAAATCCCCTCTATCCCGGCACACACACAATTTTCATTGACGTGGGAATAAGGGACCTGTTTTAACCTTCTGCTGCATTTGGTACCACTTATAGTGGGCATAGAAACTGATGCTAAGTACCTCGATACATTTCATCAAGCAGAGGTCTTCAAGGTGAGGATGCCAGCCTCTGCATCATAGCACTCGGTGAGCATGCTTTATTAACTACCTTTACAGTTTTACTTCGATTTTGGAAGCTTACTCAAGAACAGACCAAAAGGGAGAagcaaaactagaaaaaccaaAGGAAAGTTGTATTGGGCACAGCCGGATGAAATAACCTAGACAGGAAATGAAATCAGGTAAAAGCATTAGCTTTTCAAAGGGGAAGACCGAAAGAGATGTGAAGAGAGGTTCAGAATAAGCTGCACATACCATTTTCACCATCATCACAGATTCACAAAGTGTAATACAATAAAGCATGTATGTAAATAGAATGACCATGTCTGTTGTGTCTGCCACCACTTCAAAAATCTGAAACTGAAAGAGTTTTTCGTGGAAATCGTTTAAGCTCTTGAGCATAGATCAAGTTGTACACTAGCGAAAAATGTTACAATACACTAATCACCACGGATATTTTCAACAGCAAAACAAGCAGAAACTTAATCATGCTATAGTTGTATTTCAGCCAATGGACAATCACTATTTTCACCAAGGAGTAGCTTATACATTTTTCCCACATCTTTGCACCTTCatcaaggaagaaaagaaaagtaatatTTACATTCTAATCCTCATACAATCTATAGagataatcaaaacaaaagtcTGTCGTGAAGTATATGGCTTTCTGGCTGAAGTTTTATTGAGCACCATACATATATACTACTGTACAGTGGCCCCCAGCCTTTTAAGTCCTATATCCAATTTAGTATACACAAGATCAATATTCTCAACTTCAACATATCTTCGATGCAGGAAGATCAAAAGAGCTGAAGAGCTTACAGATATTATCTATCCCTCTGGTTATTGAACTTGAGAGGCAGATGACATCAAGGCTTCCACCATGTCAATTGCGTGTCCTTCTGTAGTTGCCATATTATCCATGTTAGCCTGAGAATTTATTATCACAGGCTGACAAGTCCCTTCCCATGATTCCATCAATTTGTCATTTCCGTCAATATTAACCCGCGAAGACGAACCTCCTACATGAGTATGGAAGCACGGTAAATCTGTCTGACACTGTAGATTCATTGGCCCACCAGTAGACTGCGCACCACAATTGCCATCCTTGAAAGCAGCAGTAGCGTCACCCTGATTTTGGAATGGTAACACACCCAATTCAGTATCAATCTTTCCCCTCAGGCCCATCAATATGCTTCTTAGCCTCAAAACCTCGGCTTCAAGGATTACCTGCTGCTGTATTTTCCTCACCAGCTGCTGGTTCGATATACGCAATTTCTTCACTTCCTCTTCTAAGTAAGCAGTAtgtgccttctttttttctctgtaCTTTCGAACTGCTTCTCTATTTCCTGCTGGCCTTTTTACTTTAGAATTGGAATGCTCTCTATTGTTTAcgtcatcatcttcttcagaAGTAATGACTTGGGTGTGTGTGTGGTAGCATGTATGTGTATGAGTTATGTCAGGGCCAAGGGGGTTGCAAGTGTGAGTGTGAGTACATGTTCTCGTATTCTTCAAGAATTCATCAAGAAGTGAATCCACAGATGCAGAGCTCTGCAAACTGCCAGATGAATCGGGATTCGGTAACAAAACATGATCCGAAAGCTCTATCTCCCCATCATCCATGTTATAATCTTTCATTTCATTCCTCCAAACAAACCACTACTTTCAGCCAGACAACTCAAGAAAGAGTACATCTGCAAGACCAAAATTTCTAACTTGTCTTAGATCAACCACTTCAACTACTCTAACAAACCAATAATCCTAATGCAAAATTGAACAACTTAAGCTTGTAACAAACCAGAACCACCAACTTGTAACACAAAAGTGGGATTGCAATTTGCATGATTACTGCCCATTTAATACGTTAAGAATATATGCAAAGGCAAAGAGTCCATACATAGAACATAATATTATAGCTGCCCACAACCTCAATTTtcataatcaacaaaaaatacaacCACCCCTTTAACATTTCAAACCAATAAAAAGCTTTAAAAGTTGAATCCAATCCaacgaaaaaaaagaagctttctTTAACCAATTTAAAGAAAACCCAGATGGAGATTCTTCACAAGAATATCAAATAAAGCATAAAGAAAAGATCTTGACATTGGAATATATCATTCAACAACAGAAGAGAATCCAACAATCTTTAGCTTTTCAAGTGGATAAGTGACAATATATAAACAGCATAACTTTACACAGCAAGAATATcaagaaaagcaagaaaaaagtgTTTGATAGAAATGGAAGCAAAAAAATGTAGATATTCTTATAGTCAGAAAGAGAGATAGAGAGCTATTACCTGATCTATGTTAAGATTCTGAGACCAACAAGAAGCATCTCTCAAGTGCTTTTTTATGCTTCCTTTTTGTTTGTCAACTTGTTATGcttcctttttttgtttgtcaacTTGTTATGCTTCCTTTTTGTTTGTCAACTAGTGTAGAATTTCTCTAACCGCTAAGAGGTTTTTTCACCTTGTGTCTCCTCATTGGTATATTCGCAACTGATCTTGTTATCATATGAACACAAAGTCTACACAAACCAAAGGAAAtattatgaaatgaaaattgaacTTCAAAGAATGTTGAGGTTGATGgatagtttaattaataatattttctcatcTTGATGgacatcataattataaaaaattaatgattctaAAATAAGTactatttttctaattcaagtAACAAGTTAGTTATTCTTAAGAAAAACCAACATTACCTTacaatatcttttttcttataaaaaattatttttattatgtgtttttcctacttttatatttgtaattgcCATTAATTATtctgattattttaaatttataaaagacTCATATAAAAGATGTTGTTGAtgttaaatcttaaatttttttttattgaaatttttaaaagtatgcataacctgtattttattttaaaaacctgACATCGTTcccttataaaataaaaacgtGTCAACTAAGCCATTTTTAAAATGGAGATTAAACCCATAAAAATGATACAAATTTATACTGCCCTTTGGCTATTATTTTGGTTAGTTTTGAAATGGATCTGAAAGCTGCCATTATTATTCAGTGGGCTTTAATGAAATCATGGAGACCCGGTTCAAATTATTATGCATGCTTGGAAAATATTGTGGaatgataaataaatcattttatttttttacatttttttttgttttattttttttaatgagaatatcactaaaaaaatgcactttcacaataataaaacaaacaaaaatatcaatatacatgaaacttaaaaacataaataacagaaaaaaaaatttatttggggttcaaaattgacttttaaggtggaaaaacaccataaaatattgaaaaataccaGTGAGGCACGCCCGTGCAACTCACGGTCTGGCCAATTAATTTCCACTGAACTTGAATCACATGCTTGTCACGCACCTAATTAATAACCAGCAAGCCAGAAACGATTGTGAAGAAACAAATTGATTTGGGATTTTCTTTGCTGGTGATGTGAAGAAAAATGGAgaggtgggggggggggggggtcttCGGCTGTGCTACTGAGAGGAAGAAAGGGAAGAGCTTTGTTTAATCTTGGTGTCAATTTCGGTTAAAAAATGGGAGAGGAGGATGAGTTTGTGTGTGTTGTTGACTGCGGTGATCAATGAGAGATGGGGAGATCAATGGTCTCTCTGTGTGTGTTCCCTcgttttctttcttgctttttttttttttcgtgacTCACTGCCTCCTCCCCTTCTTTTGGTTTTAGCTACTATTTATGGGAGATAATTTCATATTAAATCTTCATCTGTAATGGGTATCAGTCCTTCAAGAATTCAGCCTTTGAAGGAGAGGATGTCAGAAATCTTCCTCGATCCATAATAGCTGCCAATCTTTGATGATTTTCATCGTTTTTTAGAGCTGACTAGACATGCATGTTCCACGGGCGaacaaattgtatttttaatgtaaaaaaagttataagttaaaataatttaaatttcaagtcaatggtttaattaataattttattttatttttataataataataataaataaatcaacaaaaaaatataaaaaaagatacgtACCCGAGTCtaatcaataaacaaaaaagaagaagttaaacttcaaaacaaagagaaaaaagcaTGAGGGGGGACCAAACAAACTTAAACGAACTTTCTAAATCTaatctgatataaaaaactTGCAACTTGTTAAATTATAGACCCGAATtcaataaagaaatttaaatatcattcaatttaattttgaaaaatgaaatcattaaaaaaactattaataaaaaaacttgaaaaaaaagggacaaaaaaaagaatggggCTAAAATCTCTCAGGAAAAAACTCAATGaggatgaaatctaaaaaacaattatcgcaaacaaaaaaaattacaattaaaagaattaggactaaacttgaaagattatgatagattatttatagattaaaaaatagtaggggtgaaaaagaaaaaaattgttaaggGCTAACccaatagaattaaataaaaaaataaaaaaataaaagttaaaaaaaaggataaaaaataaaacaacattaatttagaaaaaaagagaaaaaaacagggCAAACCTCTTAAACCTGTCTAATCTCTAAAAGCTACATCCTGTGAATTGTTTTTACCCAGATTCAATTAAGTAGCATAAAtcttaaccaatttaattttgaaggatgagatCGGTAGAaaagtattaataaaaacacatgcaaaagcaacaaaaaagttgaggataaaatttgatagaaaaaacccAAAGAGGATgcaattcaatgaaaaaaaataaaaaaacaatcccaaaaaactaaatatcaattaaaagaataaggatcaaattttaaaaattttaaaaaaatcataggtggtaaaattaaaaacatctgTAAAAACCAAGTAAACTTGAACAAACATCCTAAACAtaatcaaatcttaaaaagcTCGCAACCTATGAAATCCTAGATCCAGGTTTCATCAAGAAGTTTATtataaatcaattgaaaaaacttgttaaagcaaaaaaataaaaagaaaacaaaaaaagtctCGAGTGAACCCAATAACTAATTCGTgtgaacaaatcaaacacatgaCTTTGAACATTAAATTTGGATGACCTTATAAATagcaaagtgaaaaaaacacaaaaaaaatgctttaaaaaaagagaactcGACATGAGATAATTTTTCAGATCTATTATCTGGGTCATAAAACTAGGGTGACCCCATTAAAAacaaacctgaaaaaataaaaaagttagattcttaatcaaacaaacattgagggatgaaattgagaaaaaaaaataaataaaaaagcaatgaaaaacaaaaaaaaagcaattaaaaacattaggaCTAAATTCGacataaaaattcaatgttttggaaaaaattaaatgaaatttaatgttTAGGGATGTAATTGTAACAAATCCATTaagagaataattaaaaaaaatagaaattaaaataattagaaccaaatttgacataaaaattaaatgaaaatatattccTATAggtagaattgaaaaaaaagaaaatgattaaaaaaaaatagaaattaaaagaatgagaaccaaatttaaaaaaaaaaaaaataatcaggaatgaaatatgaaataaaattgaatgagaaataatcaatgtaaataaaataattgcaaaTAATAGAAGATGGactgaatcaaaagaaaaagtaaattaaaggGCTGGTATGAATTTCTGTACAAACAACATGCAatctgagaaagaaagagaaggaaaagaaaagtaatcTCACGCCAAACCACGCCGAACCACCATACATGCGCCatttagagaagaagaagacatcgGGACAAATCAAAATGATACAGCAGAATTTTGGTTCCAATCGTAGAAGCAAGTTGCACGAACCGTCAGAATATGATGGAGTGGATGGCGCGTGCaagttttttcatcttttttgtgCGAAACCTAAAAATACCCTTAGGACTAAGCAATAGTGACAAACAAACCACAATGAAAGTACAACCAAGCCCCTGAAGctaaaactcaaaaaattaaattgtaaggATAATGTAGTAATTTAATAgttctataaaatataaaaatacaaaaatgtccTTATGTATAAggaattagattattttattcaagGGTTATATTAGTAAATTTactaattataataaaacacaattatcaAAATAACACTGCACAAtccttaaaagaaatttatgcCATGTTGAAAAGACCACTTTACCTCTAAAACAAAGGCTAAAGATAAAATGatcaagggaaaaaataataattacactattgTATATCGGTCTTGTGGCACCATAAAGAGATTAGTTTTTTGGATAATGAACTTGGGTTGAAGATTGATTAAATGCTAGCCACCAACCCCATTTTGCTTGATATGTGGAGAGAAGATCATGGCTAAGAACATGTTTTCTTGCCCTGGGATGATTGGTGATATGCTAAAGATTATCAATGTGTGCTTTATATCTGTTTgggaaaaatattatgatatgaGATTAAGGACAAAAATATGGGTGAAAGGGCATGTTTTCTATATGAGTTTTTAAGCCCaaaatttctatatattttttttcttattctataGATTGAAAAAAGtgtatgaaataaaatacagctagggttttattttgatattttttttcataaattttatctttgtaCGTTATTCGATCCCTATTCTAGGTAATTCAATTTGCCTAAAAAAGACAAGATCCATCATGTTGatttaaatataagaaaaacatgcatgcatgaGCTTAACTAGTGGAAATTATCATGGaccaatttatattattttgtctcCATGATCCAGGCATAAAGATTTTCTTCTTtgtaatgatgaaaataaattaaaagagagtGAGAGTTTGATAATCTGTTTGtttatttcaaatcaagttacaattttattaatctctttagaatttttaaattaatagattTCATGTGTGTTAATGTGTGCAtgttgttagagaataatatgaatcatatcttgggacctcacttaaaattttaagctattaggttgagatggttctttgacattgtatcagagccttgatgaccaagcggtcacgagtttgaatctcaccatccctaattatttgataaaaattaagcataaggtaATGTGGATCTGTGCAAGTTTAAAGTCCAAAGGGCTTTCACgggtgtattagagaataatataaatcatatcttgagacctcacttaaattaggttgagatg from the Populus nigra chromosome 1, ddPopNigr1.1, whole genome shotgun sequence genome contains:
- the LOC133702962 gene encoding basic leucine zipper 23-like, producing the protein MKDYNMDDGEIELSDHVLLPNPDSSGSLQSSASVDSLLDEFLKNTRTCTHTHTCNPLGPDITHTHTCYHTHTQVITSEEDDDVNNREHSNSKVKRPAGNREAVRKYREKKKAHTAYLEEEVKKLRISNQQLVRKIQQQVILEAEVLRLRSILMGLRGKIDTELGVLPFQNQGDATAAFKDGNCGAQSTGGPMNLQCQTDLPCFHTHVGGSSSRVNIDGNDKLMESWEGTCQPVIINSQANMDNMATTEGHAIDMVEALMSSASQVQ